The bacterium genome window below encodes:
- a CDS encoding mechanosensitive ion channel → FSVSYKSKPDEVREVAGATALQHELVLAEPPPFVAFLGYGESSIDFNLSVSVDQPDRSGRVRSDLYYMLWDAFAAHGIEIPFPQRDLNLGDGWEKLAGIVPHSKEA, encoded by the coding sequence CTTTCAGCGTGAGCTACAAGAGCAAGCCGGATGAGGTCCGGGAAGTCGCCGGCGCAACGGCGCTCCAGCACGAGCTGGTGCTGGCCGAACCGCCGCCCTTCGTTGCGTTTCTGGGCTACGGCGAATCCAGCATCGACTTCAACCTCTCGGTGAGCGTGGATCAGCCGGACCGTTCCGGCCGGGTGCGGAGCGATCTCTACTACATGCTGTGGGACGCCTTTGCCGCGCACGGCATCGAGATCCCCTTCCCGCAGCGCGACCTCAATCTGGGCGATGGGTGGGAGAAGCTGGCGGGCATCGTGCCTCACAGCAAGGA